ATAGATGAGGCCCAGCTTCTGGGCCTTGTTGTCGATGAAAAGAGTGCAAGTTCCCTCCGCTCCCCACCGATTACAACGTAGTTAGTAGGGTGTTGATCTGCGGAGGAATGAGCGACTCCGTGAGAAGCTCTGCCCATCCTCCTTGAAGCGAAGACCATGTCCGGACGAGTTTCTGAAAAGCGTACCCACCAAGCAGTCTCCAGTAAGTCATTCGGGCGGTTGAGTTCTCAAGCTCATTCTTTCATGCACGATAGGTCTACTAGGCTGGAACAAAATGATTCAGCTTAGAATCCTTTTAGATACGGAGAGGCGACACTCTCCTGCTTCTCCCTATCGAGTCACAATTACGGTACCGAATCAATTTCTTCGCTGAAAGTCAAAGTCCTGAGCAAGTTGAACCGTATAAAACGATATAAGATGTGAGCCTGCACCATCAGGTACGTATATTGCGTGCCATGATCCGTACAAGAGGGCGTATCGGAGGGCCGCATGTCTAAACACATCGTGCTGTTGTCTGATGGTACAGGGAATAGTTCTGCGAAGGTGGTCAAGACCAATGTGTGGCGGTTATACCAGGCCTTGGATCTTTCCGCGACGAATCAAAGCAATTCGCGGGTACCTGTCCAGGTTGTGTGCTATGACGATGGCGTGGGGACATCGTCGTTCCTGCCCCTTGCGATACTCGGTGGCGCGTTTGGCTGGGGGCTTAAACGCAACGTACTGGATCTCTACTGTTTTCTTTGTCGAAATTACGAACCGGGTGATCAGATCTATTGCTTTGGGTTCAGCCGAGGTGCGTTCACGATTCGAGTGTTGGTCGGGATGGTTACTTCTCAGGGACTGGTACCGGCAACCGGCCTCACAGAAGACAGACTACGAGGCCTCGCCACACGACGCTATCGAGAGTTCCGCAGGCGGTTTGCCCATGAGGATATGATCGTGAATGCTTTCCGCCAGGTACGCGATGCGGTTCTGTCCATCTGGAACGATGCCGAAGTGCGTGATGGATCTCACAAGGACATTCCCCCGATCCACTTTGTAGGCCTGTGGGATACCGTGGCCGCCTATGGGTTACCAATCGATGAGCTCACGAGGGCGTGGGATAAGGTTTTTCCCCTGTCGGCACCGGATCGGAATTTAAGCAAGCACGTAAAGCGGGCCTGTCATGCTCTGGCCATCGACGATGAGCGGCAGTCATTCCATCCGGTTCTCTGGAACGAGGCTGACCCATCCGATTCCCAGCGCATTACACAGGTCTGGTTCTCCGGCATGCATGCGAACGTTGGAGGGGGCTATCCGGACGATGCGTTGGCCCATGTGTCGCTTGACTGGATGATGACAGAGGCTGCAAGTGCCGGCTTGGTATTTCTTCCCACTGAGCGAGACAAGGTACGGGCTTCGTTGGACTTGAACGGGAAACTCTATGACTCACGTTCGGGGATGGGAGGGGTGTATCGCTATCAGCCGCGGGACCTTGCTCTTCTCTGCAATGATCGGGTTCATGAAGACAATCAAGTGATTGTCGAGCTTCCTAAGATTCACCACAGTGTGATGCAACGCATTGCATTGGATGTGGATGGGTATGCACCGCTTGGGTTACCTATTCGTTATGTCGTGATTGGACCAGACGGAAAGCCTATCGATCAGAAAAATGGAGATCCGTCAGGGCGTACCTTGATTGAAACCGAAGTGGCTGCCACAGCCCGTCGTCATCGTGAGGAATGTGTCCGGGATCTCGCTTGGCAAAAGCGTCTTGTCTATTTTCTCTCAGTGATGGTCGCACTTTCACTCCTGGTTTTTCCGGTGTGGCACCACGACTCGGCGGCGTGCGAGGGAAAATCTTGTTGGGCTGCACCGTTCATCAATGCCATTGAAATGGTGGTCCCTGGGGCTCTGTTCCCCTGGATTGACGCCTTCAAAACCCATCCTGCTGCACTTGGTACGCATGTGGCTCTCATCGCGTTGTTGATCATGAAGGGCAGTCAATTAGGGTCAAAAATCAAGGGACGGATGCGTGGGATTTGGGACGAGGAAAAAACGGAGGGAGAAGCAGGTTTCGTGCGATGGCTCAGAACCAGCGGGTGGTATCAGAGCTTCATGGCGTTCACACGCGTGTGGGTCATGCCATGGCTTGCGAGTCTGGCGGTCCTCTGGTTGTTATTCGCGGGCATATCCCAGGGGGTGTTCTCAATCTTGAATTCCGGCGGTTTCATCTGTCCTGCAACATCTATCCCTTCTGAAGAGCACTTTGTGACGAGTCGTATCTGTTGGAACAGTGACAAGATTGCGCAGCGGGGAACCCGGTACCGTGTGACCCTCTCACTTGGTGAAGGAGGATGGACAGATAGGGGTGTGCCCGCTGGGCTTAGTGGGGTGCTTTCTTCTGATGTAACCGGGCTCATGCACTTCTTCACGCTGTTCAAACGAGACATCCATCAACCGTGGTTCAGACCCATCCTACGAATTGGTGCGGAGGGCGCCGACGAGTATCCGCTGATCGGGGAATTGCAGGAGGGTGATCGCGTTCTTATGGCAGAAATTACGGCACGTCGGTCTGGGCCGGTCTATCTCTTTGTGAACGATGCCGTTCTGCCTGGCCCGGCAAGCTGGCAAGGGTTTTATGGCAATAACGATGGCACCGGCACGTTCAAGTTCGAGGAGTTGGGGCATACATCACATTGAGAAAGATTTCGCCGCGTGGTCCAATTTCTGGCGACAAGACAGCGACGGAAAAGTGGTAACATCGGCGAAGCGTCGTGCAGGGGGAGAATCAAAGAGGTTGGCCACGGAAACGCTTAATCATCGCAAGCAGCAGCCTCTTTATCGGCGGGGATACCAAACGGGGAGCGTCACTCATCGTCTGGGCCATCGCTGAAGGCCGAAAAATGGGGGGCAGAAGGTGGCGGGAAAGTTTGAGGGTGATAGGCTTATGCTAAGGCGGCGCTGAGCACCAACTCTTCTTCGTCGACATAATGGGAGACGACAGATGGCACGCGACCTTCGACCAGATCAGTGATGCGCTCGCGATTGTCTTCGGCGTACCGTAGAAACTCGATCCCAAACTGGTTGTCTTTGTGCCAACGCACGATTGAGACTTCGACGGCAAGGGAAGATTCGGCTTCTGGTGCTTCAAAGTGCAGCGCGAGGTAACTTCCTGGAGTCAGCGCCGCGTTGATTTGCATTCTGCAGCCTGTTGCAGAGAGATCGAAGAGGGTTCCTTCTGCCGCGCCGTTGTCGGTCTGGACACTGGCGGAATATCGCACGTATCTTCTGGGGCTATTCCTTAGCCTCATAGATGCCTCCTTGCTAGTCCCTACCTGGTGTCTATATCGGCAAGGCCAATAAAAACTTAAAGG
This genomic interval from Nitrospira sp. contains the following:
- a CDS encoding DUF2235 domain-containing protein, with product MSKHIVLLSDGTGNSSAKVVKTNVWRLYQALDLSATNQSNSRVPVQVVCYDDGVGTSSFLPLAILGGAFGWGLKRNVLDLYCFLCRNYEPGDQIYCFGFSRGAFTIRVLVGMVTSQGLVPATGLTEDRLRGLATRRYREFRRRFAHEDMIVNAFRQVRDAVLSIWNDAEVRDGSHKDIPPIHFVGLWDTVAAYGLPIDELTRAWDKVFPLSAPDRNLSKHVKRACHALAIDDERQSFHPVLWNEADPSDSQRITQVWFSGMHANVGGGYPDDALAHVSLDWMMTEAASAGLVFLPTERDKVRASLDLNGKLYDSRSGMGGVYRYQPRDLALLCNDRVHEDNQVIVELPKIHHSVMQRIALDVDGYAPLGLPIRYVVIGPDGKPIDQKNGDPSGRTLIETEVAATARRHREECVRDLAWQKRLVYFLSVMVALSLLVFPVWHHDSAACEGKSCWAAPFINAIEMVVPGALFPWIDAFKTHPAALGTHVALIALLIMKGSQLGSKIKGRMRGIWDEEKTEGEAGFVRWLRTSGWYQSFMAFTRVWVMPWLASLAVLWLLFAGISQGVFSILNSGGFICPATSIPSEEHFVTSRICWNSDKIAQRGTRYRVTLSLGEGGWTDRGVPAGLSGVLSSDVTGLMHFFTLFKRDIHQPWFRPILRIGAEGADEYPLIGELQEGDRVLMAEITARRSGPVYLFVNDAVLPGPASWQGFYGNNDGTGTFKFEELGHTSH
- a CDS encoding PilZ domain-containing protein; the encoded protein is MRLRNSPRRYVRYSASVQTDNGAAEGTLFDLSATGCRMQINAALTPGSYLALHFEAPEAESSLAVEVSIVRWHKDNQFGIEFLRYAEDNRERITDLVEGRVPSVVSHYVDEEELVLSAALA